GGAGAACAGATAGCTGATTTGTTTCTCGAGGCTCATTTCCCAGTCCACGTCAATGTTCCGAGGTTTCTCAAGGTAGCTGGAGAATAGTCTGATATTGTTGTTGATATTTAAATCATCCAACAGGGTCATGCTGTTTTTGATCACGATTTGTCCTCCCATTTCTTGTCGTGACCGTTGGCCTGTCTCAATCCCGTGATTGGTTTGGTTGATATGGATGGTATCGAGCACAAAGGTATTCCTGTAGGAAAGGGGGGAGAAGTTGATCAGGGTTTTCTTGATCGGCTCATATTCAAAACCTATGCCGATGGTAAAAGTACCGGGGTTGAGAAATTTGGAGATTACTACAGTATCGGTAGGCGATTTATAGCCTTCAGCCACCTGGGTTTTCCCGTAGAATACGGCGCTGAAGTCGAATTTTTCCCGGAGTTTTCGGTTGTACTGCGAGTTGAGCTCGATCATATCGGTACTGGTCCTGAATCCCCGTTCCTTTGTCCGGATGGTGCCATAGCGGATGCGGCCGGTGTTGGTCCACTGATCTTTGTTTTCCTTATTGGTGTATTTGACGGTGCCGGTGATGTCCAGCATGCCCGAAAGGGAACTTTCGCCCCCGCGCGACCAGTTGGAGAGGAAGTTCTGGTTCATGGAGAAAGCATTGACAAGGCTGTAGTCCCAGTAAATGGGGATCTCCTTCATGGGAGTAAGGCTGGCTAAGGTTCTTTCAGGTCTAGCCGTGGGAATGACCATATCATCGGCAGTCCTTTTCTCTAGTCGTTCAACATAGATCTCATCCTCGAGGACGACGGTCAGGTCGTACTTTGAAGGGTTGGCCATCCATACGGTTACGGAGTCATTTCGCGAGTTTTTCACCCAGTAACGGTAGGGGTCCCTGGCGGTCGTGCTTAGCCAGAAAGGAGTTTGCTGGCCTTCAATGTTTTGGACATGCAGAAGAATGGAATCGCGCTGGATGGTATGATTGATGAGGGTTTCAATAGCCAGGCCCAGGGAGTCAGGGAGGTTTTCATGAGGAACGATGTGGAAGGGAGATTCCTCATTGGCCAAAATAACCCTTATGGATTCAGTAAAAACGATACCGGTTGAATCGGGAAGGAATTTGACACCTTTACGACTCCTTGGGGGAAGAATGGGAGGCGTAATCAAATCGTCCTCCATTTCGTAAAT
The DNA window shown above is from Bacteroides sp. and carries:
- a CDS encoding DUF3078 domain-containing protein, yielding MRKTAFLLLFFFGWLAASQAFAQNRNQTPNLPPDSLDIQPLPFTPGMASGYIQNLVDNEKLWKNDDDTLLLSLKRLVDHYKEPFDSLEKRLNTYPFDSVRINPGWIIHHDTIPIRWLAPTTFIVDTIPLEKDPYVTYTTLVMTIIDSLSVNSLKLMPEFQPLIDSLLQVKDTLTQTVIDTRYLALKNVQIYEMEDDLITPPILPPRSRKGVKFLPDSTGIVFTESIRVILANEESPFHIVPHENLPDSLGLAIETLINHTIQRDSILLHVQNIEGQQTPFWLSTTARDPYRYWVKNSRNDSVTVWMANPSKYDLTVVLEDEIYVERLEKRTADDMVIPTARPERTLASLTPMKEIPIYWDYSLVNAFSMNQNFLSNWSRGGESSLSGMLDITGTVKYTNKENKDQWTNTGRIRYGTIRTKERGFRTSTDMIELNSQYNRKLREKFDFSAVFYGKTQVAEGYKSPTDTVVISKFLNPGTFTIGIGFEYEPIKKTLINFSPLSYRNTFVLDTIHINQTNHGIETGQRSRQEMGGQIVIKNSMTLLDDLNINNNIRLFSSYLEKPRNIDVDWEMSLEKQISYLFSIRLNLHLIYDDDVRFPVLNAAGEPVLLPDETPYKVAKAQFNQFLGLTFSFRL